From the Oryza glaberrima chromosome 5, OglaRS2, whole genome shotgun sequence genome, one window contains:
- the LOC127774258 gene encoding uncharacterized protein LOC127774258, producing MVALERPAVDPPVLLLPAEAREPWPALAPLVGLLPAEAMPPPVVLLPAESLEQPAVEPAPRQPPAPPLGNTATLHRSFIGTLTRAVAREIASRTPGRGGIKGRGMEATQLAAKRECKGYMSNSVRRFGGDERIRRGYEAFDTVLPLSLFFSFPLLPRSGAEARRRPQRGSGGGASPGFTADSDDARQHPGAWLPLSLSLSLSLLFFSPSSSSQRSRGATTVGWRRRRIARARRVQHRQALALRVEGRRRCHCCWPWRVRAGGRQYTDLDWQGSGAAWTLLAGHDAARSSTQHARHGHSPACRCPLQPNSVRLALQWRRWWWPPPLFLRLHGQLPPVEVTEWGTSMTARREKTGTLSLLLRLLVVLQPWNNLLF from the exons ATGGTGGCGCTGGAGCGGCCGGCAGTGGATCCGccagtgctgctgctgccagcGGAGGCGCGGGAGCCATGGCCGGCGCTGGCTCCGCTAGTAGGTCTGCTGCCGGCGGAGGCGATGCCGCCGCCCGTGGTCCTGCTGCCGGCGGAGTCTCTGGAGCAGCCGGCGGTGGAGCCGGCACCCAGACAACCTCCTGCGCCTCCATTGGGGAACACGGCGACGCTTCATCGGAGCTTCATCGGCACCCTCACACGCGCCGTCGCACGGGAGATAGCGAGCAGGACGCCGGGAAGAGGAGGAATCAAGGGAAGAGGGATGGAGGCGACTCAGTTGGCGGCGAAGCGGGAGTGCAAGGGTTACATGAGCAACTCGGTTAGGCGATTTGGAGGAGACGAACGCATCAGGCGGGGGTATGAAG CCTTTGACActgttcttcctctctctctcttcttttcttttccccttcttcctcgcAGTGGAGCAGaggcgcgacggcggccacagcggggcagcggcggcggcgcatcgccGGGGTTCACCGCCGACAGTGACGACGCACGGCAGCATCCCGGTGCAtggcttcctctctctctctctctctctctctctcttcttttcttttccccttcttcttcctcgcagCGGAGCAGAGGCGCGACAACGgtgggatggcggcggcggcgcatcgccAGAGCGCGTCGAGTACAGCACCGTCAAGCCCTAGCTCTTCGAGTGGAAGGCCGGCGCCGGTGCCACTGCTGCTGGCCATGGCGAGTGCGCGCGGGTGGACGGCAATATACTGACCTAGATTGGCAAGGATCTGGCGCCGCCTGGACCCTTTTGGCCGGCCACGACGCCGCCCGGAGCTCAACCCAGCATGCTCGCCATGGCCACTCACCTGCATGCCGTTGTCCCCTGCAGCCAAACTCCGTGCGGCTGGCGTTGcagtggcggcgatggtggtggcctCCTCCGCTCTTCCTCCGCCTCCATGGACAGTTGCCACCAGTGGAGGTGACAGAGTGGGGAACATCGATGACGGCGAGAAGGGAGAAGACCGGTACCCTTTCGCTGCTGCTGCGACTTCTTGTTGTGCTTCAGCCATGGAACAATCTGTTGTTCTGA
- the LOC127773722 gene encoding KH domain-containing protein SPIN1-like isoform X1 — translation MDGLHGTDGCFSPGRAMSPQVRPPVPPDAASGGRQYLAELLQEHQKLGPFMQVLPICSRLLNQEIMRVSGMFRQPGVGDFERSQPASPNQMHPSHIVPNFCGNAFGPWNGMRPERVSFSQGPGWQGAPQSPSSYIVKKILRLEIPTDAYPNFNFIGRLLGPRGNSLKRIEASTGCRVFIRGKGSIKDPNKEEQLKGRAGYEHLDDPLHILIEAELPANVIDARLAKAQEILEELLKPVDESQDYYKRQQLRELALLNSPLREESPHPGSASPFSNGGMKRMKQ, via the exons atggacGGGCTGCACGGTACGGACGGCTGCTTCTCTCCCGGGCGGGCCATGTCGCCGCAGGTCAGGCCCCCCGTCCCGCCCGACGCTGCCAGCGGCGG caGGCAGTACTTGGCGGAGTTGTTGCAGGAGCATCAGAAGCTGGGGCCGTTCATGCAGGTGCTCCCAATCTGCAGCAGGCTGTTGAATCAAG AGATAATGCGAGTGTCTGGGATGTTTCGGCAACCCGGCGTAGGGGACTTCGAGAGGTCGCAACCTGCAAGCCCAAATCAGATGCATCCGTCGCACATCGTGCCCAATTTCTGTGGTAATGCTTTTGGTCCATGGAATGGGATGCGTCCAGAG AGAGTAAGTTTCTCTCAAGGACCAGGTTGGCAAGGAGCACCACAAAGTCCCTCTTCTTACATTGTCAAGAAGATCTTGCGGTTGGAAATACCGACAGATGCTTACCCTAAT TTCAATTTTATTGGTCGCCTTCTTGGACCAAGGGGAAATTCGTTGAAGAGGATTGAGGCCTCTACAGGTTGTCGTGTTTTCATAAGAGGAAAGGGCTCAATTAAAGACCCTAACAAG GAGGAGCAACTTAAGGGAAGGGCTGGGTATGAACACTTGGATGATCCCCTGCATATCTTGATTGAAGCCGAGTTACCTGCCAATGTCATTGACGCTAGACTCGCAAAAGCACAAGAAATCCTAGAAGAGTTGTTGAAACCAGTG GATGAATCGCAAGATTACTACAAGAGACAGCAACTCCGAGAACTTGCTTTGTTGAACTCACCACTTAGAGAGGAAAGCCCACATCCTGGTAGTGCTTCTCCATTCAGTAATGGTGGCATGAAACGGATGAAACAATGA
- the LOC127773722 gene encoding KH domain-containing protein SPIN1-like isoform X2, with translation MDGLHGTDGCFSPGRAMSPQVRPPVPPDAASGGQYLAELLQEHQKLGPFMQVLPICSRLLNQEIMRVSGMFRQPGVGDFERSQPASPNQMHPSHIVPNFCGNAFGPWNGMRPERVSFSQGPGWQGAPQSPSSYIVKKILRLEIPTDAYPNFNFIGRLLGPRGNSLKRIEASTGCRVFIRGKGSIKDPNKEEQLKGRAGYEHLDDPLHILIEAELPANVIDARLAKAQEILEELLKPVDESQDYYKRQQLRELALLNSPLREESPHPGSASPFSNGGMKRMKQ, from the exons atggacGGGCTGCACGGTACGGACGGCTGCTTCTCTCCCGGGCGGGCCATGTCGCCGCAGGTCAGGCCCCCCGTCCCGCCCGACGCTGCCAGCGGCGG GCAGTACTTGGCGGAGTTGTTGCAGGAGCATCAGAAGCTGGGGCCGTTCATGCAGGTGCTCCCAATCTGCAGCAGGCTGTTGAATCAAG AGATAATGCGAGTGTCTGGGATGTTTCGGCAACCCGGCGTAGGGGACTTCGAGAGGTCGCAACCTGCAAGCCCAAATCAGATGCATCCGTCGCACATCGTGCCCAATTTCTGTGGTAATGCTTTTGGTCCATGGAATGGGATGCGTCCAGAG AGAGTAAGTTTCTCTCAAGGACCAGGTTGGCAAGGAGCACCACAAAGTCCCTCTTCTTACATTGTCAAGAAGATCTTGCGGTTGGAAATACCGACAGATGCTTACCCTAAT TTCAATTTTATTGGTCGCCTTCTTGGACCAAGGGGAAATTCGTTGAAGAGGATTGAGGCCTCTACAGGTTGTCGTGTTTTCATAAGAGGAAAGGGCTCAATTAAAGACCCTAACAAG GAGGAGCAACTTAAGGGAAGGGCTGGGTATGAACACTTGGATGATCCCCTGCATATCTTGATTGAAGCCGAGTTACCTGCCAATGTCATTGACGCTAGACTCGCAAAAGCACAAGAAATCCTAGAAGAGTTGTTGAAACCAGTG GATGAATCGCAAGATTACTACAAGAGACAGCAACTCCGAGAACTTGCTTTGTTGAACTCACCACTTAGAGAGGAAAGCCCACATCCTGGTAGTGCTTCTCCATTCAGTAATGGTGGCATGAAACGGATGAAACAATGA